CCTGCAAACGCGGCGCTGCTCGACAATGCAAGCGCCGCTGTCGTCGCGAGAATCAGCAGCCGGCGCACGGCGGTTTTCGTTGCATCGTTCGATGTGTCGTTCACGGGATGTCCTCGTTGGTCGGTGAGCCACATCGCGGCAAGCCCGTTTCGTGTGGCGACGCGATCACTATAGGAAAACCGGCCCGGGAAGTCTCGCGCGAACTTGTTGCATGCGATGTCACGCCGCGCCGATGCGCCTTCTCATGCGCGCATCACGACTTGTCATACGAAGGCGGTTGCGGATTGTGCGCGGGGTTCGTGTCGTGCTTGCGGATATCGGCGATGGCGTCGCTCATTTGCGCTTTCAGCTCGTTGAGACCGGCTTCGAGCGCATCGGCGATGGCCTTGTCATAGATTTCCTCGCCATGCACATGGATTGTGAACGCTTCGAGGTACTTGGCCTTCTTCGCGGGATTCTCGATTGTCTCGCGCGTCCAGCGATAGAGCGGATAGTGCTGCGTGCCTTCGCGCTCGGCTTCGGCGACGTAATCGGCGAACGCATCGAACTGGCATTTGAGCGCGGCGTCGTGCTTCGCGAGCAGGGCATCGAGCGGTGCAAGCGCAGCATCGTGCGGATGCTTGCGCGCGATGTCGGCATAGCGCGGACTCAGCCGGATGCGAACCTGATATTGCCACGCATCTTTCGATTCGTCGGTGGGTAGCTCGGTCATGGACGTGCTCCTTTCAAGAAGATGATGCGCGATGCGCGGGCCGTGCACATCGCCGGAAATGAACTACACTTTCCCTCGCATCGTGCAACGCATTGTGCGCGATGTCGTTCATTGCAGGCGAGAACAAGAGGAGGGTAACAGTGAGCCTTCGTCACTCGATGTTCTGCCCGTGCTGCGGCGACATGCAGCCGGGCGCCGCAAGCCGGCGTCGCTTTCTCGCGATGGCCGCACAGAGCGCCGCGGCGCTCGCCGTGTTCCCACATCTTGCACGCGCCGACGACAGCGTGCCCTTCATTGCCTACGATTCCGTTCCCGACCCGGTGCGCCTGCCGCGCGATGTGTACTTCGGCGAATGCTCGGGCGTCGCGCTCAACTCCGCGGGACATGTGTTCGTGCTTTCGCGCGGCAATTCGATCGGACCCGCGTATGGCGCAGCCGCCGCGCAATTGCTCGAATTCGACCGCAACGGACGCTTCGTGCGCGAGATCGGGCATAACCTGTATGCGTGGTCGTTTGCGCATACCGTGAAGGTGGATCGCCAGGACAACGTCTGGGTGACGGACAAGGGCTCGGACATGATCATCAAGTTCACGCCCGAAGGCCGCGTGGCGATGGTGTTCGGCCGCAAGCAGGAAGCCTCCGACGAGGATACCGCGCCGCTCAAGCATCCGAATCCGCCGTTGCCCTCGGAGCCGGGACGCTTCAGGCAAGTCACCGATGTCGCGTGGGATACGGCGGGCAACACATATATAAGCGATGGTTATATCAACTCGCGCGTGGCGAAGGTGGACCGCGACGGTAACTGGCTGAAGTCGTGGGGCGACCGTGGCAAGGGGCCGGGGCAGTTCCATACGCCGCACAGCATAGCCGTCGATGCGAACAACATGGTCTATGTCGCCGATCGCAGTAACCGCCGCATTCAGGTCTTCGACGGCGAGGGAAACTTTCAGCGCCAGTTCACGATCGATGTCCCGGTGCCCGCCGATGCGCGTCCGGCTATCGGCAACATGCCCGACGAAGCGGCGATTGCGGCGGGCACGTTCGCGCCCGGTTCGCCATGGGCGATTTGCATATCGCCGGGGCCGAATCAGGTGCTCTATAGCGCCGATGCTTTCCCTGGCCGCATCTACCGGCTTTCACTCGATGGAAAGGTGCTCGGCGTGCTGGGTCAGGCGGGCAAGCAACTCAAGCAGTTCGGATGGATTCACGAGATGGCTTGCCCCGCGCCGGACACGCTTTTCGTGGCGGAGTTGCTGAACTGGCGGGTGCAGAAGCTGGTGTTGCGGGGGTGACGAGGGAATCGGCGGTTGGTCGCTCGCTTGCGCGGGGTGAGTTCGATGCTACGGCTTTTGCTTCACTGGTCTTCGGCGCGGGTGGTCCTCTGGGTGAGGACGAATGCCGCATGCAAATGTCGCGCAGCAACAGGGCTGATTGCTGTTGGGACTGTGTCGGACGGCTTATGTGAGTGGTGCTAAGAGTGCTGGTGTTCGTTGCCGGCTGCATCTGGCGTGCGATCGTTTTCTTGCATGCAGTCGACCGCATGCAAAACGCGACAGCCGGGAGCCGGTCGGGTTTTCATTGCTGGCGTGCATCCGGTTCTTGTATGCGGCATGCAAATGGCGCTTGGGGCAAACAGCTTGATTTCCCTCTACCGGCTGACCTGACCTCGTGCCCGCTTTCACTCTTGGGCGCATGGTCGGCGCGATCTGCATTCTTCATGCAATCGACCGCATGCAAAGTGCAACCGCCGCGCGCGAGTCCACGTTGCATCACGGGTCGCGCATCTCGTCCTTGTATGCGGCGCGCCGCCTCGAAAACTCGTGCAAAGCAAGCAGCCTGTTGCCGCACATTGCGGGACGGCTTCGCGTTTGCTTTCGGTTTCGCTCTTGCCTGCTTCTACCGTGCGATCCGCATACTGCATGCGCTCGAACGCATTGGGAACTGAGGCGCGGTAGACGGGCCTTGTACCGCTATTTTGTGCATTGCATGCCGCATGCAGGGCCTGCGGACGGTAAGGCAACCAGCTGTCGTACTTTGTCGGGCGCTTTCCTGCCGGCTTGCATGCACAATGCGATCGCGCATGTCGCCTACACCCGACCGCACACACGATTCATCCTCCGCGCGCGAGCCCACTCTTCATCGCTGCTTCGTTCCACAGATGCATCGCCGCATAAGCGCGCCACGGACGCCAGCGCTCCGTGTACGCGCGTTGCTGCGCGGGCTTCACGAGCGCGGGGTCCCGTCGTGCGATGGCCTGCATCAGAACGAGGTCGGCATCGGGCCACGCGTCCCGGTCGCGTAGCGCGCGCATCGCAACATAACCGACAGTCCAGGGGCCGATGCCCGGCAACGCGAGCAAGTCGCGCTTGATACGCTCGACGTCGGCGCCCGGCGTATCGATGGGCAACGCGCCCGTCGCGACCGCATCGGCGAAGCGCTGCACCGCTTGCACGCGCTTGCCCGGCATGCCGATCTTCTCGAGGTCTGCGGCGGCGAGTTCGGCGGGCGTCGGAAAGCGCCATGCAGTACGCGTGTCCGCGTGGCCATCGATGCGTCGTCCCGCGCGCTGGACGATGCGCGCCATGATCGTCGATGCGCCTTTCACGCTGACCTGCTGTCCGACGATGGTCCGCACCACCAGCTCGAAGCCGGACCACGCGCCGGGAACGCGCAATCCCGGCGCCGCTTCGACGAGCGGCGCAAGCATCGGATCCCGCGACAGGCAGCCGGCAATCGCGCGCGCATCGGCTTCCACGTCGAACATGCG
The sequence above is a segment of the Caballeronia sp. Lep1P3 genome. Coding sequences within it:
- a CDS encoding DNA-3-methyladenine glycosylase — protein: MHSAHPPSVTTIEVPFTPPFDWARLLSFIGGRASAGVESVEDGVYRRAIEWRGEEGVVEVMRHASRHRLIVAIDGAASRYADDIAAQLARMFDVEADARAIAGCLSRDPMLAPLVEAAPGLRVPGAWSGFELVVRTIVGQQVSVKGASTIMARIVQRAGRRIDGHADTRTAWRFPTPAELAAADLEKIGMPGKRVQAVQRFADAVATGALPIDTPGADVERIKRDLLALPGIGPWTVGYVAMRALRDRDAWPDADLVLMQAIARRDPALVKPAQQRAYTERWRPWRAYAAMHLWNEAAMKSGLARGG
- a CDS encoding peptidyl-alpha-hydroxyglycine alpha-amidating lyase family protein; amino-acid sequence: MQPGAASRRRFLAMAAQSAAALAVFPHLARADDSVPFIAYDSVPDPVRLPRDVYFGECSGVALNSAGHVFVLSRGNSIGPAYGAAAAQLLEFDRNGRFVREIGHNLYAWSFAHTVKVDRQDNVWVTDKGSDMIIKFTPEGRVAMVFGRKQEASDEDTAPLKHPNPPLPSEPGRFRQVTDVAWDTAGNTYISDGYINSRVAKVDRDGNWLKSWGDRGKGPGQFHTPHSIAVDANNMVYVADRSNRRIQVFDGEGNFQRQFTIDVPVPADARPAIGNMPDEAAIAAGTFAPGSPWAICISPGPNQVLYSADAFPGRIYRLSLDGKVLGVLGQAGKQLKQFGWIHEMACPAPDTLFVAELLNWRVQKLVLRG